A single region of the Procambarus clarkii isolate CNS0578487 chromosome 81, FALCON_Pclarkii_2.0, whole genome shotgun sequence genome encodes:
- the LOC123773077 gene encoding uncharacterized protein, with protein MRPGDWSEGMRPEDWSEGMRPGDWSEGMRPGDWSERMRPGDWSEGMRPGDWSEIMRPGDWSEGMRPEDWSEGMRPGDWSEGMRPGDWSERMRPGDWSEGMRPEDWSEGMRPGDWSEGMRPGDWSERMRPGDWSEGMRPEDWSEGMRPGDWSEGMRPGDWSERMRPGDWSEGMRPGDWSEIMRPGDWSEGMRPEDWSEGMRPGDWSEGMRPGDWSERMRPGDWSEGMRPEDWSEGMRPGDWSEGMRPGDWSERMRPGDWSEGMRPEDWSEGMRPGDWSEGMRPGDWSERMRPGDWSEGMRPGDWSERMRPGDWSEGMRPGDWSEGMRPGDWSERMRPGDWSEGMRPGDWSEGMRPGDWSEGMRPEDWSEGMRPGDWSEGMRPEDWSEGMRPGDWSEGMRPGDWSEGMRPGDWSEGMRPGDWSKRMRPGDWSERMRPGDWSEGMRPGDWSEGMRPGDWSERMRPGDWSEGMRPEDWSEGMRPGDWSERMRPGDWSERMRPGDWRTV; from the coding sequence ATGAGACCAGGGGACTGGAGTGAAGGAATGAGACCAGAGGACTGGAGTGAAGGAATGAGACCAGGGGACTGGAGTGAAGGAATGAGACCAGGGGACTGGAGTGAAAGAATGAGACCAGGGGACTGGAGTGAAGGAATGAGACCAGGGGACTGGAGTGAAATAATGAGACCAGGGGACTGGAGTGAAGGAATGAGACCAGAGGACTGGAGTGAAGGAATGAGACCAGGGGACTGGAGTGAAGGAATGAGACCAGGGGACTGGAGTGAAAGAATGAGACCAGGGGACTGGAGTGAAGGAATGAGACCAGAGGACTGGAGTGAAGGAATGAGACCAGGGGACTGGAGTGAAGGAATGAGACCAGGGGACTGGAGTGAAAGAATGAGACCAGGGGACTGGAGTGAAGGAATGAGACCAGAGGACTGGAGTGAAGGAATGAGACCAGGGGACTGGAGTGAAGGAATGAGACCAGGGGACTGGAGTGAAAGAATGAGACCAGGGGACTGGAGTGAAGGAATGAGACCAGGGGACTGGAGTGAAATAATGAGACCAGGGGACTGGAGTGAAGGAATGAGACCAGAGGACTGGAGTGAAGGAATGAGACCAGGGGACTGGAGTGAAGGAATGAGACCAGGGGACTGGAGTGAAAGAATGAGACCAGGGGACTGGAGTGAAGGAATGAGACCAGAGGACTGGAGTGAAGGAATGAGACCAGGGGACTGGAGTGAAGGAATGAGACCAGGAGACTGGAGTGAAAGAATGAGACCAGGGGACTGGAGTGAAGGAATGAGACCAGAGGACTGGAGTGAAGGAATGAGACCAGGGGACTGGAGTGAAGGAATGAGACCAGGGGACTGGAGTGAAAGAATGAGACCAGGGGACTGGAGTGAAGGAATGAGACCAGGGGACTGGAGTGAAAGAATGAGACCAGGGGACTGGAGTGAAGGAATGAGACCAGGGGACTGGAGTGAAGGAATGAGACCAGGGGACTGGAGTGAAAGAATGAGACCAGGGGACTGGAGTGAAGGAATGAGACCAGGGGACTGGAGTGAAGGAATGAGACCAGGGGACTGGAGTGAAGGAATGAGACCAGAGGACTGGAGTGAAGGAATGAGACCAGGGGACTGGAGTGAAGGAATGAGACCAGAGGACTGGAGTGAAGGAATGAGACCAGGGGACTGGAGTGAAGGAATGAGACCAGGGGACTGGAGTGAAGGAATGAGACCAGGGGACTGGAGTGAAGGAATGAGACCAGGGGACTGGAGTAAAAGAATGAGACCAGGGGACTGGAGTGAAAGAATGAGACCAGGGGACTGGAGTGAAGGAATGAGACCAGGGGACTGGAGTGAAGGAATGAGACCAGGGGACTGGAGTGAAAGAATGAGACCAGGGGACTGGAGTGAAGGAATGAGACCAGAGGACTGGAGTGAAGGAATGAGACCAGGGGACTGGAGTGAAAGAATGAGACCAGGGGACTGGAGTGAAAGAATGAGACCAGGGGACTGGAGAACTGTGTAA